In one window of Erwinia tasmaniensis Et1/99 DNA:
- the ubiG gene encoding bifunctional 2-polyprenyl-6-hydroxyphenol methylase/3-demethylubiquinol 3-O-methyltransferase UbiG, whose amino-acid sequence MKAEQNTDAHNVDRGEIAKFEAVASRWWDLEGEFKPLHRINPLRLDWIAQHANGLFGKKVLDVGCGGGILSESMAREGANVTGLDMGAEPLQVARLHALESGVNIDYVQQTVEEHADRFAGQYDVVTCMEMLEHVPDPRSVVHACAKLVKPGGEVFFSTLNRNSKSWLMAIVGAEYILRMVPRGTHDIKKFIRPGELLNWVDETPLRERHIIGLHYNPLTNRFKLAPGVDVNYMVHTHRNITD is encoded by the coding sequence ATGAAAGCAGAACAAAACACAGACGCACATAACGTCGATCGCGGTGAAATCGCCAAATTTGAAGCGGTAGCTTCACGCTGGTGGGATCTGGAGGGTGAATTTAAGCCGCTGCACCGGATCAATCCGCTGCGCCTCGACTGGATTGCGCAACACGCCAACGGCCTGTTTGGTAAGAAGGTGCTGGATGTCGGCTGCGGCGGCGGCATTCTTTCCGAAAGCATGGCGCGCGAAGGCGCAAACGTCACCGGACTGGATATGGGTGCGGAGCCGCTCCAGGTTGCGCGTCTGCACGCGCTGGAAAGCGGCGTGAACATCGATTACGTCCAGCAAACGGTAGAAGAACACGCCGATCGATTTGCCGGGCAATATGACGTGGTCACCTGTATGGAAATGCTGGAGCACGTTCCCGATCCACGCTCCGTGGTTCATGCCTGTGCCAAGCTGGTCAAACCCGGCGGCGAGGTGTTTTTCTCCACTCTCAACCGTAACAGCAAATCCTGGCTGATGGCGATTGTGGGTGCTGAATACATACTGCGTATGGTGCCACGCGGTACGCATGACATTAAAAAGTTTATTCGTCCGGGCGAACTGCTCAACTGGGTGGATGAAACGCCGCTGCGCGAACGTCATATTATTGGACTGCACTATAATCCGCTGACCAACCGTTTCAAGCTGGCCCCCGGCGTTGACGTTAACTATATGGTGCACACTCACCGCAACATCACGGACTAG